CTTCCATATAATTTACGGTTGTTCCCGCATAGTTTGAACTTACAACTTTAATGCCCGTCAATTCGCTGAAAAAAACGCTTTTGCCGACATTCGGATTTCCGACGAGCAATATTCTTTTATTCGTCTTTGCGCAATGACGCCCTTTTTGTTTTTTGGAATTACTCACGCCGCCTTGTCCTCCTCGTCGTTAGTTTCGCAAACCGTTATTTGGCTTGCTATATCTTTACCGAGGGCTATGGAATAAGCGTCCGCAACTCGCAAAAGCACGGGACCTCCGAATGCGTATCGGTTTTGCAGAGTGATTTTTACTCCCGCGCGCAAACCCATATTCTCGAGCAGTCCGATTTCGGGGGTCGAAATAATCTTAAACATCCGCTTTTTCTGCGCGGCGTAAAGATTTATTGTTTTTTTATTAGACACAAATGTCTCCTTAATTGTTTTTTCACAATAGATTTCAGCATAAAAATACATAAAAGCGCGAGAAGGATTGCGCCTTCCCGCTAATTTTTCACTTAATACGGCTATTTATTTCAACGACACAGTTCGCACAATCCTTTGAAATTTAAATTATAGCCCTTAACGTCAAAACCGTCTATCCCCGAAATTTGTTCGCGCAAGTCGGAAAATCTGCCTTCCACATCAAAGATTTTTCGACAATTTTCGCAGACAAAATGATGATGGCTGCGGGGATTATGGTCGTAATGCGTAGAACCGTAAAAGTCGCCGATACTTAAAAGGTCGCCCATATCAACCATTTGACGGAGATTTCTGTAAACCGTTGCCTTACTTACGGACGAATGCTTTTTTTTAATGTAATCATAAATTTGCTCGGCGTTTGCGTGTACGTCGAGTTCTTTCATTGCGTCCAAAATAAGCCGGCGCTGAATAGTATTTCTTTTGGCATTCATATACTTTTATACTCCTTTCCATTAAAAAAATACTATGCGCGCCAAACCTAAAACCGCAGATAAAACAAAATACTGATAAATTTATTTTTTCTGCAAAATCTCCAGCAATTCTTCAAGACTTTTTTTGCCGAAAACGACGTCGCTATCGTCGATAATTAGGGCGGGAATACTCATTATGTCAAACTTGTCTCTCAGTTCGGGATAATAATATAAATCCACCATTTCCGCCGTGATTTTATCGTTTAACGCGGCAATTCTCTGGCACCCCTGAACAACGTCGGGACACATCGTGCAAGATAAAGACGCTCCGATTTTCAGATTGATACGCCCGAGGTTTTTTACTTTTTGGGAGAGCTCTTCGCTTATTTTTTGCCCCGGTCCCGCTACATTATATATAGCAAGAATAAACGACTCGAGTTCGTGTCCCGCGGGCGTTCCGTGAAAATTTACGCCCGAATATTTCCCCGCCTCGTCAAACAACGCAATTACAGGATAAAGTTCGGTCGAAATTTCGTTTTCTAAACTTTGATTTTCGCCTTTCTTGAAAATTTTTATCTCCGTTTTGTCGGTAATCTGAGAAAAATCGTCCAAAAATCTCTTTATGCTGTCCGACAGTTTGTTGTTTTCGAGCAATACGGCGTTTATTTTTACGCGGCTTTGACAACGTTCCATTACATACTTTATTTGCGTAATTGCCTCTTGTGAGAAGAAGTTTGAGTCGCCTTGCCGCGCGTCGTCCTCTTCTTTTTCGCTTACAATTCCCAGCTCGTTTTTTTTGTGCTCAATGTATTTTTCAACGCTTGTGGAAGCAATTGCGCCGTCCGAAGTCGCGGTAACAAGTTGGCGCAATCTTTTTGGTCGGATATCGCCCGCAACATAAACGCCGTTAACGTTAGTCTGCATATTTTCGTCCGCTAAAATATAGCCGAAATTATCCATTTCCACGCGTTCCTTAAATACTGCGCCGAGCGGTTCGTATCCTACAAAAATAAAAACGCCGAAAGTGTTGTCGCCTTCTTTTACGTGATGAACCCACGTTTCTTTGCTTTGATTATTGATAAATTTTGCTTCTTTGACGACTTTATCGCCGCGAACATAAAGCAATTCCGTGTTAAACTTAACCTCGATTTTTTCGTGCGCCATAACTTGGTCGGCTATGCTTTTTGCACAAGTAAATTCGGGTTCGCGCGCGATTACAATAACTTTTCGAGCAAATCGCGTAAGGAAAATCGCCTCTTCCGCCGCCGCAAATCCCGCGCCGACAACAAAAATGTCTTTGCCTGCAAAAAGTTCGCCGTCGCAAGTTGCGCAATATGCAATCCCGCGCCCTGCAAATTCCGCTTCGCCCTCAAATCCGAGTTTGCGCGGTCTTGCTCCCGTTGCGATAACCACTCCGACAGACTGATAAACTTCGTTAAATTTTGTTTTTAACTCTTTAATGTCTTTTGAAAAATCGACTTCAACTACTTCGTCCGTAATAAATTTTACGCCGAAACCAACTGCCTGCTCTTTCATTTTTTCGGTTAAATCTTTACCGCTCGTAAACGGAATTCCCGGATAATTAACCACGTCCGAGGTAATTTTAATTTGCCCGCCAATGTCCGAACGCTCTATAACAAGCGTTTTAAGTTTGGCGCGCCCCGCATAAATAGCAGCGCTGAGACCCGCAGGTCCCGCGCCGATTATTATCAAGTCATAAACAGAATTCATTTAGAACTCCTTGCTCGCAGCATTCATTAAAGACGACCTGAAAGTTATTTTTTTGATGGGCATCTTATCTTTAAGAAGCTCATAAAAAAGTTCGCAAAGGTTTTCGCAAGTAGAAACTTTTTTGGTAACTACTATTCTGTATTCCGGATATGACCAAGCAAGCTCGTGCTCAATCTTTTTGAGCGGAACACAATTTTTCGGGTCGTTAATAATACCTTCTTTTTCGTACACCGCAAGAACCGCGTCAAGCAGCGGGTCGCCTTCCTGAAACAATGTTGCGTGGTGAAAATGGTCGCAAACTTCCCACGCTTTTTTTACTCCCTCTTTACACGGATGCGCAAAACCTGTTATAGGGTCAACTTCGTCTTCGAGTTCTATGCTCAAAAGCCCCGAATGTCCGTGAAGATGTTTTGCTTCTCTTGGCCAATTCATAAATCTGTGAGCATACTGAAAGTCAAGATTTACTATAGATCTATACTTATTGTTTTCCATAATTCTACTCCTTTTTTAAAGTTTTCCGATTAAATCAATACCGGGTTTAAGCGTTTCTTCGCCGGGTTTCCAATTTGCGGGGCAGACTTGGTCGCCGTGTTTTGCAACAAACTGCGCCGCTTGCACTTTTCTCAAAAGTTCTTCGGCGTTTCTTCCTATACCGAGCGCATTTACTTCATACGCAACAATTTCGCCTTCAGGGTTCAGCACAAACGAACCGCGAAGCGCCAAACCTTCTTCTGGGATAAGCACCTCAAAAAGTTCCGCCAACTTGTGAGTCGGGTCTGCAAGCATAGGATACTTAATCTTTTTAATGGTTTCGGAAGCGTCGTGCCACGCCTTGTGAGTAAAATGCGTGTCTGTAGAAACGCTGTAAACCTCGCAATCCGCCGCCTTAAACTTCTCATAATTATCCGCCAAATCACCCAATTCCGTCGGGCAAACGAAAGTAAAGTCTGCAGGATAAAACACAAAAGCAGACCACTTCCCCTTTAAGTCCGCGTCCGTAATTTCCTTAAAATCACCGTTCAAATACGCTTGCACCTTAAAATTCTCAATTTTTTTGCCAATCAATGACATATATAAACCTCCAATGATAATTGTTCCTAAATAAGAATTATTCTCATTTATAGCAAGAAAATAATATATAGGCAAAATATTTGTCAAGGCTAAAATCAAAAAAAGTGAAAATAGTAAATTAAAAAAAGATAAAAGATGCCAATATTCTTATTAAAAGTCGGCAAAACATTCGGCTGTTATTTCGCCCGTACAAATTTTTTGCACTGCGCCGCTCATTGTAGCGTTAAAGTCTTCGTCAAAGCAAAGTTGCAGTTTTCCACCCGCCATAGATACGGTAATTTCACTGTCGCAATGCCCTAATTTTTTAGCAACTGCCGCCGCCGCTGTCGATGAGCTTCCCGAAGCAAGCGTATAGCCCGCTCCTCGTTCCCAAATTTGTATTTCTATGTTTCTTCTGTCGATGATTTTTACAAATTGAACATTTGTGCGATTTACAAAGCGCTTGTCAGTTTCTATAACGCTTCCGTATTTTTTTGCGATTTCGCAAGATATTTTGTCTAAAACAATAACACAGTGCGGATTTCCGACGTTCGCTTCGCAAAATGAAAACTCTTCGTCTAAAACCGAGATTTTTTCATTTATCGCGAAAAAACTTACCTTGCCCATCTCTACTTTTACCAAATTCTCATCGATAACAGTGGATTTCACAAGACCGCCCAAAGTGCTTATTTTAAATTCTTCACCTAATTTCACCAAACCGCAATCAAAGAGATAACGCGAGAAAATCCGCAGACCGTTTCCGCTCTTTTCCGCTTCGCCTCCATCCGGATTAAATATCTTTACGGCGAATTTGCCGTCGGTTTTGTCGAGGTCGGCAAGCAATATTCCATCACTGCCGACCCCAAAATGCACATCGCAAATGCGAATAATATTATCTTTGCTCAAAAAATCAGCGAATTTTTTGTCAATAACGATATACTCGTTCCCCAATCCGTGATATTTGGCAAAGTTTATCATTTACTCGCATCTTCCCATTTTACTTCGCCGATAAGGCAGTTGAGCGCTTTTGCAATTTTCAATTCTTCGCGAATTTGTACGGTTTCGCCGTTTTTTCTGAGCGATTCTTTAAATTGTTCAAACGGATAGTTATACATTTTTGCAATATTTTCGATATACGCGTCAACATCTTCCGCGCTCACCTTTATATTTTCCGTCTTAACAATATAGTCGAGAATACGGAATCGGCGAATTGCCTTTGTCGCCTCGTCTTTTCTTTTTTCGAGGTACTCTTCAAGGCTCGGCTGAGGATTTTTTGCGTTGAAATAATGCGCTTCGTTTTTGTGAAGATTTTCAATGTAGTATTTTATGCGTCCTTCGGGAACGTAAAAGTCGTTCTTTTTGAGAAGTTCGTCAACTGCTTTTTCGCAGGCTTCGTCTCTTGCTTCGTTTTTCTTTTTGTTTAGAACGTTATCTTTTACAATAACCTTTAACTCTTCTTCGTTTGTCGCCGTTGTTCCGATTTGTTTGAAAAACTCTTCGTCAAGCGGAATAAGCGTTTTCGCTCTTACTTGTACTATTTCTACAGTTGCGGACGCTTTTTTTCCGGCATAATCGTTCAGCGGATAGTCTTTAGGGAAAGTAAAGGAAATATCTTTTTTGTCTCCCGTTTTCTTGCCTGTAAGTTCGGTGTTTAATTCGGGAAGAGTTGCGTTTCCGACCTCAAACATTTTTGTAGCGGGAAAAGTTTCGGCTTTTGCGCCGTCAATCACGATGTTTTCGTATTCTACTCCGACCACGTCGCCTTTTTTAATCGGTTCGTTTGTTTCGTTTAACTCTGCGCGCTGATTTTTTATAGTGTCAATAATCGCGTCAATTTCGTTGTTTTCGACTTTCACTTCGTTTATTTTAACTTTAAGGTCTTTATAGCCGTCAATTTTTATTTCGGGGTCAATTTCTATAACCGCCGCAAAAGAAATCGCGTCAATTTCCTTGGGATTGATTTTCGTATCTTCAAAAACAGGGTCGCCCGCGGGATTTAATTGATTGTCCATACACGCTTTATGGAAAGAGCGCGAAATAAGTTTTTCGGTCGCTTCCATAATCATACCTTCGCCGTATCTTGAAATCACAACTTTTTCGGGAACTTTGCCTTTTCGGAAGCCCTGAATATCGACTTTTTTTGCAACGTCTTTCAAAATTTTATCGAATTCCGCCTGCACTTCTTCTTTTGGGATTTCCACTAAAATCCGTTTTTTCCATTCATTCACCGATTCTACTTTTGTGCTCATTTTCCAAAAACTCCCTATTTATTTTATTGTTAAAGTCTTTTTAAATGCGAGTAGAGGGAGTTGAACCCCCACACCTCTCGGTAGCGGCTTCTAAGACCGCCGTGTCTGCCGATTCCACCATACTCGCTAAAATTTCAAGACGGAAAATACATTTTTACCGCGCCCACACACAAGGGGCAATCATTTTTTATTGCGAACACTTGCTTTTTAATGCCGCCGCCACCATCGGTGAAACATATTTTTCGACGTTTCCGCCGTATTTCGACAAGTCTTTCACAAGCGACGAACTCAAATTTGTGTAGCGCGCCGAGGTCATAAGGAAAATAGTGTCGATTTTGTCGTTAAGCTGCCTGTTCGTAAATGTCATCTGGAACTCGTAATCAAAATCCGAAAGCGTGCGAAGCCCTCTTATAATCGTCGAAGCGCCCGTTTGCGCAACCGCGTCTATAACAAGTCCGTAGTGCTTTATCACCTCGACATTTTCGTAATCTTTAAGGCAATCCTTTGCAAACTCAACCCGCTCGTCCGCCGAAAACATACATTTTTTGTTAGGATTATCTGCAATTACCACATAAATTTTCGTAAAAATCCTCTGCGCTCGAGCAACAATATCCGCGTGTCCAAGCGTTATAGGGTCAAACGTCCCCGGATATAAACCGATACCCATAAATTTTCTTCCTTTTTTTTAGTTGTTTTCCAAAAGTATTTGCCGCCGTTTCATTCTTTCACGAGTTTCGGCTAATATTTTATGTATTTTTTGTTCAAATTCGACTTTTGGCGGTAAATTTGTCCAATATTGCGATACCATTATACCTGCCTTATCCATCTCAAGAAGTTCTATTTGTTCGCGACTGCCTTCTGCGCAAAGTATCAGTCCGATTGGTTCTTCTTCTCCAACTTTTCGCTCATAACGATTAAGCCATTTCAGATACAACTCCATTTGCCCCTTAAATTCGGCTTCAAAATTTCCTTGTTTAAGTTCAACCGCCACTAAACGCCTAAGGTTTCGATTATAAAAAAGAAGGTCTAAATGAAAGTCCTTGTTGTCTATTATCATTCTTTTCTGGCGAGCGACAAACGTAAACCCCTTTCCAAACTCAAGTATAAATTTTTCAAGTTCTCGCAACACTGCCGCTTCCAAATCCGCTTCAAGATATTCATCACTTAGCCCCATATAATCAAAAAGATAAGGGTCTTTGAATGTATCAAGTGGTATTTTGTTGTCAGAATTGCCGAATTGGTTATTGGCAATTTCTTTTCTTTCAAACGCTTTACGTGAAATCATATCTCGAAGTTCACGTATTCCAAGTTGTCGTTCTGCGCAATCTTTGGCATAATAGAGCCGCGCTTCGTTTGTTTTTAGGGGCAAAAGTTCTACAAAATGCGACCAACTCAATTGTGTAGACAGCGTCGACACAATTGCAATATCTTCAAATAATTCGGCAAACTGAATCATTCTCCGCAAATTTCTTGCTTCAAAATTTTTCCCATATTTCTCTTTCAGTTGCGTAGATAACGCTGCTACGATTTGCTTTCCGTATTCGGCGCGTTTGTCTTGAAGTATGATTTCATTTACACGTTTTCCGATTTGCCAAAAAGTTAGAATAACAGACGCATTTACCTGCAAGGATACGGTACGGCGACTATGCTCAATCATTAGCGAAATTTCATCAAACAGATTTTTCTCGAAGTTAATCAAGTCCATTTACATTTCTCCTTAAAACGCAATTTCGCTTTTATCTTTTCACTCCGAAAATAATATTTGCCAAAATAAAAAAGGCGGACAACTCTATACGTCTCTGAAAATAAGGGTAAAAATATATTGTTTTTTCCGAAAATCATTGCGTAAATTGTTGAAAAAAATATATTTTTACTGAAAATAATTAACAATGAGTTTCGGACTTTGTTGTTTGTTAATAGATACACGGTATTTAATTTAATTGAAAATTGTGGAGTTTTGAGAATGTTTGGAAAAAAAAGTTTTATTTGTATCGTTTTCTTGTTTTTTGGCGCGGTTTTTGCCGAATTTCCGTTTGAAAATCCTGCTTTTGAAGAAAAAAAGCAACAGTTGGCTTTAGTTTTAGGGCAAGGCATACGCGACCACAAAGATTTAAGATTTGAAAGATTATACAGCGTAGGAATTACTTACAGTCAGCCGTATCATTTTTTTAGATTGCCCGTAAGGCGAAACGCGGAATTTATAATGCACAGAGGCGCGGGAGAATTTTCTCGCTACAATAATTGGATAGCCGGTTTGTCGCAAGATTTCTTTACGCCTCAACTTTGGCGGATGTATCTCAGTTTAGGCATCGGAGCATACATAAAATCCGAAAAAACCGACAGAATAAGTTCGCTGTTTACTTTCGGCCAAAAGGTCGCTTTGGGCTTTCAGGTTATAGACGAGTTAAGATTGGAATTTTTTATAAGACATTTTTCCAACGGCACTTTAACGGAAACAAGTAGCGGCTACGACTTTATAGGTTTAAGCGCCGTTTGGAATTTCGGCACTCTTTAACAGAAAAATTGAGCAATGATGTAAATTTGCAGTTGAGTCGCAAAAAAACTCTAAATGTGGTATTTAGTATTTGCAAATTGTCTGTAGCATAACGTATTTTTACTGAAAATAATTAACAATAAGTTTCGGACTTTGTTGTTTGTTAATAGATACACGGTGTTTAATTTAATTGAAAAGGAGGCATTTATTATGTCTGAAAATCTTGATAACACACACAGGATGTTTCGTGTTTTTGTTCGACTGCTTTTATTGATAGCTGTCGGTTTGTTTATTTCCTGCTCAGACATTGGCGGCGGCGGCAGTGGCGGTGGCGGCGGAGGAGGCGGCGGTGGAGGAGGCGGAGGCGGTGGAACCTTAGAAGAAAATCTTACATCGGGCAACAGCGCTCTGCGAAGCGGGCGGTATGACGAAGCCGTGCAACATTTCGAAAACGCGTTTCGCGCAAATCCCGACGACCCGAGAGCGATTATTTATTCGACTATGGCGCAAATTGCAAGAATAAGCGTTTCTCCGCAAGTCGTGAATTTATTCAGAAATAGCTTTGGTTTTGTCGATTATCCTAATCAGCTCAACGCGTTGTTCAGCACCGATTGGATGAGAAATTATCAACAAAATTGGATGGATTACAGCATCGAAGTCAACGGAAGATGGGCTTCTTGGTACGGCGAATGGGCAGTTGGTCAATCGTGGTATATCGGAATTGATAGACCGGGATATTATTTACAGGAATGCGACGGATGGAACTGTCATTATGTCCTTGTTTCCGAAACGCCGAGATACGGAACGAACAAAATGCCGGGACTGAATGTTCCGAGTTGGTTGCGGGGAAACAATTCTTGGTTTGATGAAACGCTTGGTGCAAACAATGTGCATACTTTCAATACTTGGACTTTGCTTTTATTTGCAAATCTTGTCGAGAATAACAGGCACGGCTTCAATAACGTTTTAGACGAACTTATAGATGCGGTTTTCGGTCAGAATTTCCAAAACGCTCAAAACAGAATTGTGAGATTGGAAAACAGAAAAACCGAAAGAATAACTCTCAGCAGGGACTTTATTCAGGCGTTGCATTTAGATGAGTTTACCCCGATTACCGAGTACGATTTAGTCGGCTGGGCGGAAATAAACGCAATTGTTTCTACGATGCTTGGCATAAAAGCAAGTTTGCAGTGGGTAGCGGCTTATGATTGGAACACCAACCTCAGCGTATTCAGGCACTCTTGGCAGAGCAATGAAAATTATTGGCACGGACGACTTCAGGCAATGAACCACAACGATTTGCCGTTTGTTAATAACTTTTTAGAAGCAAGACCGGGCAAAATGGCAGCCGCAAGAGAAACTTTTGTGCGGTCAATCAGAGGGCTTCAAGCGTCATACACGGCGATTTTGGGAAACAATTTATATCCGACGGCAATTACAGACGCTTATCGGACAATAAACGAAGGTTTGGATATTTTGATTTCGAGAATTCAAAACGGCGGAAGATTTTATGTTCCCGAAGACCCGACAACAGGCAGGTGGCCAACTTCTTCAACTTCGAGGTCGGATGTTCTTTTCGGCGTGGATATGGGGCTGTTTTTCCAAGAAGGATATTTCCGTCTGCATAACCTGTTTTATACCGAAAACAACAGAATACCTATGTTTTTCTGTCGGGATAGCGGCGTGCAACTTACACGTCAGAACTATGAGAGTGTACTAAACAACGCAGGCAGAGACATAGGTCTTAAATTCAGAAGTCGAACGATACGCGACATTATGGTTTATCTCCCCGATTTTGATATAGAAGACGAGATACTCCCGATGTTTCCGCCGTCGCTTGCAAGGGTGCTTTTTGAGAAGTATCACAACATAAGATAAAATGACACTTCCGAAAAAACTGATTTTTGGGTGGATTGGAGTTTTGCTTTTAGTAAAACTCTGTTTCGCCCAAAATTTTGAAATATCTACTCAAAGCGGAATTCTATTTTATTGGCGAGACGACAAAATGTCCTTTTGGGATGGCGGCATAAATTACAACAATCACAAGAATTTTTCAAACGAATTAAATTTTCTTAAAATCAGCTCGGATTTGCCTTGGTTTTCTACTGACATTATCCGTTTCGGCTACTCCGCAAAATTCGACTTCGGCAATATTTCGCCGCAAATTTCAGCGGGCTTTTTAAGCCAATCCGAAATCGAAATTCCGTTTTCACATCGAGGAAGTCAAAGACTAATCACAAATTACGGAGCGCGCGGTTTTTATCTTGGCTCAAAATTGGGCTTGAATATCAGAGACATTAGATTTACTCCGTCTTTTTTGTTTGCGCGTGGAAGATTTGAGGACGGGGATTTTCACTATTTTTTTGGGAAGCCCGATGTTCCTTATCTTTTGCATTTCGGCTTGTCGGCGGAGTTTAGAGAGCGACATAAAATCGGCGTTTCACACCAAAATTTTGCCCTTAACATTGTAAATAACAACGAAATGCCGCTTTTTAATTCAGAAAATTATGTTTTCGGCATAAATTATAGGCATTTGTTTTTGCCGCAACGATTGTTAAAATTAAACGGAATATTAGGTGCAAATTACGTAAATCTTTCGGCAAGCGGCTCGTTAAGTCCTGCAAATCAGCAGTATTTTTTGTTCCCGTATATGTTTTTTAATATAGACGGAACTGTAAACGCGTTTGTTGTTTGGACTGCTTTCTCGTTTGAATTACAGCGAAAAATCTTACAACATCACTTTGTAGTCGGAGCGGCAAATATTTTCAGCGGTGATTTTAACGCGGACGCTCATTACTTGTACAAAAGATTTTTCGGCGGCAGAGAGGGGCGGGAAGTTCTAACGCAAAACTTGAATAACACTGGATTTCCGTTTGTTTTGTATTACTTGAAAAGTCCAAATCTAAACATAAGAGACAGAGTAAACATAAACTTCGGATTAAGAAATATTATAGGCGTTCCTTTCGGCATAGCAAAATATATGGGAGACGGCAGTAGCGACGATCGGAACATCAGCGATAAAATCGGCAGAAGAGATTTAGTAAAAACGATATTGCTTTCTGGCTTGTCGGGGTTTTTGAGGGTAGAATTTTAATTTTACCTTGCATTATGCAACAAGAAAAGTGGCAACTGCCTCTAAAAATACAAATCCCTCGCTCCGTCTTTGGTTTTTTCGTAATAATTTATCAGCGCGTCGTACATCTTCGGATTTTTAACCTTTACTTCTGCAATTTCTTTTTGAATTATCGGCTCTGCCAAAGCGACTGTTTCGGGGGAGGCGAAGTCGTCGAGCCATTCGCGGTAGGTTATAATTGCGTTTAATTTGCAGAATTGACCCTCGTGTCCGCTTTTTAGCGCGTCTAAAATTTTTTGCCCCGTTCTTCCGCAGCGATAACCAGCCGTGCAAAACGACGTGATAAAGTCTTGTTTTGCAAGAGAGCGGACAACTTCGTCCAAGGAGCGGGTGTCGCCTAAAATAAATTGCTGGCGAACTGCTTCTTGTTTGCTTGCGTCTATGCTTTCGCTGTATGCGCCGAGACCGATTTTGCTGCTTGCGTCGGTCTGCGTAATGCCGAGCGGAATAACTGCGTCGCGGATTTTTTGGTTTTCGCGGGCGGTCAAAATCATTCCTGTGTAGGGAACGGAAAGGCGAATGCACAAAACTACCTTTTTGAATTGCTCGTCCGTCAAATGAGTGCTTTTTGTTGCGTCAATTCCGGGAGCGTTGTTGGCGGCTTCGAGGCGTGGGAACGAAATTGTGTGCGGACCTACGCCGAATTTTGCTTCGAGTTCGCGGGCGTGCAGAAGAGTTGCCATAACCTCGAATTTCCAGTCCGAAAGTCCGTACAACGAGCCTATTCCTACGTCGTCTATGCCTGCTTCAAAAGCGCGATGCATACTGTATAATCGCCAATGATAATTGCCTTTTATGGTGTTTGACGGGTGCAGTTTTTCGTATGTTTTTCTATGATACGTCTCCTGAAAAACCTGGTATGTGCCTATTCCGACATCTTTAAGGATTTTCAATTCCTCTATACTCATAGGCGCGGCGTTTATGTT
This Chitinivibrionia bacterium DNA region includes the following protein-coding sequences:
- the dapF gene encoding diaminopimelate epimerase — translated: MNFAKYHGLGNEYIVIDKKFADFLSKDNIIRICDVHFGVGSDGILLADLDKTDGKFAVKIFNPDGGEAEKSGNGLRIFSRYLFDCGLVKLGEEFKISTLGGLVKSTVIDENLVKVEMGKVSFFAINEKISVLDEEFSFCEANVGNPHCVIVLDKISCEIAKKYGSVIETDKRFVNRTNVQFVKIIDRRNIEIQIWERGAGYTLASGSSSTAAAAVAKKLGHCDSEITVSMAGGKLQLCFDEDFNATMSGAVQKICTGEITAECFADF
- a CDS encoding acyloxyacyl hydrolase — translated: MFGKKSFICIVFLFFGAVFAEFPFENPAFEEKKQQLALVLGQGIRDHKDLRFERLYSVGITYSQPYHFFRLPVRRNAEFIMHRGAGEFSRYNNWIAGLSQDFFTPQLWRMYLSLGIGAYIKSEKTDRISSLFTFGQKVALGFQVIDELRLEFFIRHFSNGTLTETSSGYDFIGLSAVWNFGTL
- a CDS encoding ferrous iron transport protein A; this encodes MSNKKTINLYAAQKKRMFKIISTPEIGLLENMGLRAGVKITLQNRYAFGGPVLLRVADAYSIALGKDIASQITVCETNDEEDKAA
- the ahpC gene encoding alkyl hydroperoxide reductase subunit C is translated as MSLIGKKIENFKVQAYLNGDFKEITDADLKGKWSAFVFYPADFTFVCPTELGDLADNYEKFKAADCEVYSVSTDTHFTHKAWHDASETIKKIKYPMLADPTHKLAELFEVLIPEEGLALRGSFVLNPEGEIVAYEVNALGIGRNAEELLRKVQAAQFVAKHGDQVCPANWKPGEETLKPGIDLIGKL
- the coaD gene encoding pantetheine-phosphate adenylyltransferase; its protein translation is MGIGLYPGTFDPITLGHADIVARAQRIFTKIYVVIADNPNKKCMFSADERVEFAKDCLKDYENVEVIKHYGLVIDAVAQTGASTIIRGLRTLSDFDYEFQMTFTNRQLNDKIDTIFLMTSARYTNLSSSLVKDLSKYGGNVEKYVSPMVAAALKSKCSQ
- a CDS encoding PDDEXK nuclease domain-containing protein, giving the protein MDLINFEKNLFDEISLMIEHSRRTVSLQVNASVILTFWQIGKRVNEIILQDKRAEYGKQIVAALSTQLKEKYGKNFEARNLRRMIQFAELFEDIAIVSTLSTQLSWSHFVELLPLKTNEARLYYAKDCAERQLGIRELRDMISRKAFERKEIANNQFGNSDNKIPLDTFKDPYLFDYMGLSDEYLEADLEAAVLRELEKFILEFGKGFTFVARQKRMIIDNKDFHLDLLFYNRNLRRLVAVELKQGNFEAEFKGQMELYLKWLNRYERKVGEEEPIGLILCAEGSREQIELLEMDKAGIMVSQYWTNLPPKVEFEQKIHKILAETRERMKRRQILLENN
- a CDS encoding FAD-dependent oxidoreductase, with amino-acid sequence MNSVYDLIIIGAGPAGLSAAIYAGRAKLKTLVIERSDIGGQIKITSDVVNYPGIPFTSGKDLTEKMKEQAVGFGVKFITDEVVEVDFSKDIKELKTKFNEVYQSVGVVIATGARPRKLGFEGEAEFAGRGIAYCATCDGELFAGKDIFVVGAGFAAAEEAIFLTRFARKVIVIAREPEFTCAKSIADQVMAHEKIEVKFNTELLYVRGDKVVKEAKFINNQSKETWVHHVKEGDNTFGVFIFVGYEPLGAVFKERVEMDNFGYILADENMQTNVNGVYVAGDIRPKRLRQLVTATSDGAIASTSVEKYIEHKKNELGIVSEKEEDDARQGDSNFFSQEAITQIKYVMERCQSRVKINAVLLENNKLSDSIKRFLDDFSQITDKTEIKIFKKGENQSLENEISTELYPVIALFDEAGKYSGVNFHGTPAGHELESFILAIYNVAGPGQKISEELSQKVKNLGRINLKIGASLSCTMCPDVVQGCQRIAALNDKITAEMVDLYYYPELRDKFDIMSIPALIIDDSDVVFGKKSLEELLEILQKK
- a CDS encoding transcriptional repressor, whose protein sequence is MNAKRNTIQRRLILDAMKELDVHANAEQIYDYIKKKHSSVSKATVYRNLRQMVDMGDLLSIGDFYGSTHYDHNPRSHHHFVCENCRKIFDVEGRFSDLREQISGIDGFDVKGYNLNFKGLCELCR
- the tig gene encoding trigger factor, whose translation is MSTKVESVNEWKKRILVEIPKEEVQAEFDKILKDVAKKVDIQGFRKGKVPEKVVISRYGEGMIMEATEKLISRSFHKACMDNQLNPAGDPVFEDTKINPKEIDAISFAAVIEIDPEIKIDGYKDLKVKINEVKVENNEIDAIIDTIKNQRAELNETNEPIKKGDVVGVEYENIVIDGAKAETFPATKMFEVGNATLPELNTELTGKKTGDKKDISFTFPKDYPLNDYAGKKASATVEIVQVRAKTLIPLDEEFFKQIGTTATNEEELKVIVKDNVLNKKKNEARDEACEKAVDELLKKNDFYVPEGRIKYYIENLHKNEAHYFNAKNPQPSLEEYLEKRKDEATKAIRRFRILDYIVKTENIKVSAEDVDAYIENIAKMYNYPFEQFKESLRKNGETVQIREELKIAKALNCLIGEVKWEDASK
- a CDS encoding 6-carboxytetrahydropterin synthase, which translates into the protein MENNKYRSIVNLDFQYAHRFMNWPREAKHLHGHSGLLSIELEDEVDPITGFAHPCKEGVKKAWEVCDHFHHATLFQEGDPLLDAVLAVYEKEGIINDPKNCVPLKKIEHELAWSYPEYRIVVTKKVSTCENLCELFYELLKDKMPIKKITFRSSLMNAASKEF